The sequence GAGCAGATCGCCGCCAACAAGGTCCACGGGGTGCGGGCCGCGCTGTGCAACGACCTCTACACGGCGCGGCTCTCGCGGCTCCACAACGACGCCAACGTCCTCGCCATCGGTGGGCGCATCGTGGGGACGGGCCTGGCCGACGAGATCCTCGGCCTGTGGCTCGACACGGAGTTCGAGGGCGGCCGCCACCAGCCCCGCATCGACCAGATCACCAGGATCGAGCAGGAGGGATGACGGCGCCGGCGGGGCTGGGGCCCCGCTTCGGCGAGGAGGCCGGGGTGCCTGATGTCGCCTCCGCTCCGCTGCGGCTCGCTCGGCACTTCGATGGGGCCCCGGCCGGGGAGAAGGCATGACAACTCGGGACGCGGAGTTGTTCGGCATCCTCGAACGGGAGCTGGTCCGCCAGTCGACCACCCTCCAGCTCATCGCGTCGGAGAACTTCACCTCGCCGGCCGTGCTGGAGGCGACCGGGTCCGTCCTCACCAACAAGTACGCCGAGGGTTACCCGGGGAGGCGCTACTACGGCGGCAACGCCATCGTCGACGAGGCCGAGTCGCTCGCCATCGAGCGGGCCCGGTCCCTCTTCGGGGCCGACGCCGCCAACGTGCAGCCCCACTCGGGCGCCAACGCCAACATGGCCGTCTACCTGGCCCTGCTCCAGCCGGGCGACACCGTCCTCGGCATGCGGCTGGACCAGGGCGGCCACCTCACCCACGGCTCGCCCGTCAACTTCAGCGGCCGCATCTACCGGTTCGTGTCCTACGGGGTGACGGAGAGCGACGAGCGCCTCGACCTCGACCAGATGCGGGACCTGGCCCTCGAGCACCGCCCCCGGATGATCGTGGCCGGCGCCACCGCCTACCCGCGCCTGATCGACCCGGCGCCCCTGCGGGCCATCGCCGACGAGGTGGGCGCCCTGCTGCTGTTCGACGCCGCCCACGTCGCCGGCCTCATCGCCGGCGGCGTCCACCCCGACCCGGTCCCCCTCGCCGACGTCGTGACCTTCACCACCCACAAGACGCTGCGCGGCCCCCGCGGCGGCTGCATCCTCTCCCGGGACGAGCACGCCAAGGCCATCGACAAGGCCGTCTTCCCCGGTCTCCAGGGTGGGCCGCTCGAGCACGTCATCGCCGCCAAGGCCGTGGCCTTCCGGGAGGCGGCCCAGCCCGAGTTCCGGGAGTACGCCGCTCAGATCGTGCGCAACGCCCGCGCCCTGGCCCGGGCGCTGTCCGCCGAGGGCCTGCGCATCGTCTCCGGCGGCACCGACAACCACCTCATGCTGGTCGACCTCCGCACCTTCGACGAGGAGCTCACCGGCAAGCAGGCTCAGGAGGTGCTGGACCGGGCGGGCATCACCCTCAACAAGAACCAGGTCCCGGGCGACCCCCGCTCGCCGTTCGTCACCAGCGGTCTGCGCATCGGTACCGCCGCCGTCACCACCACGGGCATGGCCGAGGCCGAGATGGAGCGCATCGCCGCCCTCCTCGGCCGGGCCCTGCGCGGGCGGTCGGACGCCGCCGAGCTCGCCGCCGTGCGGGAAGACGTGGCCGTCCTCTGCACGAAGTTCCCCCCCTACCCGGGCCCACTCCCCGCCGGCCGGGTGGAAGAACGCTGAGGTGGCCGAGTACGGGCTGGTGCTGGCGGTCGCCGCCCTCGCCACCTGGGTGTTCGGCTTCTGGGTGCGCCGGGCGTCGGTGCGGCTGGGCGCGGTCGTCCTCCCCGACGAGCGGCACGTCCACGCCGTCCCCACGCCCACCGCCGGCGGGGCCGCCATGTTCGCCGCCGTCCTGCTGGCGATGTTCGTGGCGTCGCGCCTGGGCCGCTTCGACGCCGCCTTCGAGTCGTCCGAGCCGCTCGGCGTCGTGCTGGCGGCGGCCGTGATGTTCCTGGTCGGCCTCGTCGACGACTTCCGCGAGGTGTCCGCCCCGGCCAAGCTGGCCGGCCAGGTGCTGGCCGGGACCGTGCTCTCCTTCCTCGGCGTCACGATGTTCTACTTCCGGGTCCCGTTCCTCGACATCGTGTCCATCTCCCCGGACCTGGCGCCCCTGCTCACGGTGCTGTGGGTGGTCGCCATCGCCAACGCCGTCAACCTCATCGACGGCCTCGACGGCCTGGCCGCCGGCATCGTCGCCATCGCCGCCGGCGCCTTCTTCGTCTACGGCGACCGCCTGTCCGGCGCCGGCCTGCTCCCCAGCGACAACGTGGGCCCGTTGGTCGCCGTGATCGTGTGCGGCGTCTGCCTCGGCTTCCTGCCCCACAACTTCCACCCGGCCCGGATGTTCATGGGCGACGCCGGCTCGCTGCTCCTCGGCCTGCTGATGGCCGCGTCGACGATGGTCGTGGGGGGACGCACCGCCGACCAGTTCAGCGGACAGACGTACTTCTTCTTCGCCCCCATCTTCATCCCGCTGTTCGTCCTGGGCGTGCCCATCCTCGACACCCTCTTCGCCATCCTGCGCCGGTCGGTGCGCCGGACCAGGCTGTCGGCGCCCGACAAGGAGCACCTCCACCACCGCATCATGCGCCTGGGCCACGGGCACCGGCGGTCGGTCGTGATCCTGTGGGCGTGGACGGCCATCCTCTCGGGCATCGTGCTCTTCCCCACCTTCACCAACGAGGGCAACGCGGCCATCCCCTTCGTCGGCGCCGGGCTCGTCGTCGCCCTCTACACGATGTTCCACCCCGGCGTCCGCCAGCGGGCCGAGGCCGAGGCGGAGGCGCGCGCCGAGGCGGACGAGGCGCGGGCGGAGAGCGGGGTGGAGGCGGGCGCGGGGCGGCTGGCCGACGTGGTGGACCTGGCCGACCGCCGCCGCGAAGCCGAGGGCTCGTGACCCGTTCTCCGGACCGTACGCACCGCGATGGCGGCGTTCCGCGTCCACAGAACGAGCACGGGGCGGGGGTCCCGCGGCAGACTTGCGGCTTCCGAACGGCGACCCTTAGATTGAGAACCGATTCACAAGGACAGAGGGGCACACGGGTTGGACCTGCGCGAGAGGCGCGAGCTCTACAACGGCTTCGGTGACACGCTGGCGCGGGCCGTCGAGTTCGTCGCCGCCCCGGGGCTGTTCGCGTACGGCGGGCACCTGCTGGACGCCCGCTTCGGCACCGGCAACCTCCTGACGGTGGTGCTCGCCGTGTTCGCCATGGCCGGCGTGTTCGTGCGGGCGTACTTCGCCTACGAGGTCGCCATGCGCCAGCACGAGGCCGAGTGCCCGTGGGCGGGCCCGTCACCCGTGCGGCGGGACGCGGCGTGACCGAGTTGGCGGACCACCCGGCCGCCGCGCCGCCGGTCGAGTGGGAGATGGCGACCGACATGGTCCGGCGCTCCCTGCCCTTCACCCCGGCGCCGGTCGCCCTGGGCGCGGTGTTCCACGGCGTCGACGGAGCCCTGTCGGCGGGCTTCGGCGTCGTGCTCGTGCTCGCCAACCTCGTCGCCGCCGGAGCCCTCATGGTGTGGGGCGCCAAGCGCTCGCTCGGCGTCCTCGCCGGCGTGGCCGTGGGCGGGTTCGCCCTGCGCCTGGCCGTGCTCGTGCTCGTCGTGTCCCTGGTGAAGGACCTGAGCTGGGTGGAGCTGGTGCCCCTGGGCCTCACCGTGGTCGTCGCCCAGGTCGGCCTGCTGTGGTGGGAGACCCGCCACCTCTCGTTGTCGCTCGCCTATCCCGGCCTCAAGCCACCTCTCGGACGGAGCTGACCAATGGCCCTTCTCTCCCTCGAGTTCCCGCCCGTCAGCCACCTCATCGAGTGGCCCACCATCTTCGGCAGCGACCCGTTCGCCGTGAACAAGGTCGTGCTGTTGATGTTCCTGGCGGTGATCATCGTCTTCGCCGTGTTCGCCACCGCCGGGAGCCGGCAGAGCCTGGTGCCGACCGGCGTGCAGAACTTCGCCGAGTCGGTCGTCGAGTTCGTGCAGGAGGGGATCATCCTCCAGACGATGGGCCCCGAGGGCCTGAAGTACACGCCGTTCCTGCTGACGATGTTCAGCTTCATATTCGTCTGCAACATCTTCGAGGTCATCCCGGTGATCCAGATGCCGGTCACGGCCCGCATGGCCGTCCCCGCCATGCTCGCCATCCTCGTCTGGGTCATCTTCAACTTCGTGGGCATCAAGAGCCAGGGTTTCTTCGGCTACTTCAAGTCGATGCTCTTCCCGCCGGGCGTGCCGAAGGCGCTCTACGTCCTGGTCACGCCCATCGAGCTCGTCTCCACCATCCTCGTCCGGCCCCTGTCCCTCGCGGTGCGGCTCTTCGCCAACCTGCTGGCCGGCCATCTCCTGCTCGTGAGCTTCGCCGTCATCGCCACCGCGCT is a genomic window of Acidimicrobiales bacterium containing:
- a CDS encoding AtpZ/AtpI family protein, which gives rise to MDLRERRELYNGFGDTLARAVEFVAAPGLFAYGGHLLDARFGTGNLLTVVLAVFAMAGVFVRAYFAYEVAMRQHEAECPWAGPSPVRRDAA
- a CDS encoding MraY family glycosyltransferase is translated as MAEYGLVLAVAALATWVFGFWVRRASVRLGAVVLPDERHVHAVPTPTAGGAAMFAAVLLAMFVASRLGRFDAAFESSEPLGVVLAAAVMFLVGLVDDFREVSAPAKLAGQVLAGTVLSFLGVTMFYFRVPFLDIVSISPDLAPLLTVLWVVAIANAVNLIDGLDGLAAGIVAIAAGAFFVYGDRLSGAGLLPSDNVGPLVAVIVCGVCLGFLPHNFHPARMFMGDAGSLLLGLLMAASTMVVGGRTADQFSGQTYFFFAPIFIPLFVLGVPILDTLFAILRRSVRRTRLSAPDKEHLHHRIMRLGHGHRRSVVILWAWTAILSGIVLFPTFTNEGNAAIPFVGAGLVVALYTMFHPGVRQRAEAEAEARAEADEARAESGVEAGAGRLADVVDLADRRREAEGS
- the glyA gene encoding serine hydroxymethyltransferase, with the protein product MTTRDAELFGILERELVRQSTTLQLIASENFTSPAVLEATGSVLTNKYAEGYPGRRYYGGNAIVDEAESLAIERARSLFGADAANVQPHSGANANMAVYLALLQPGDTVLGMRLDQGGHLTHGSPVNFSGRIYRFVSYGVTESDERLDLDQMRDLALEHRPRMIVAGATAYPRLIDPAPLRAIADEVGALLLFDAAHVAGLIAGGVHPDPVPLADVVTFTTHKTLRGPRGGCILSRDEHAKAIDKAVFPGLQGGPLEHVIAAKAVAFREAAQPEFREYAAQIVRNARALARALSAEGLRIVSGGTDNHLMLVDLRTFDEELTGKQAQEVLDRAGITLNKNQVPGDPRSPFVTSGLRIGTAAVTTTGMAEAEMERIAALLGRALRGRSDAAELAAVREDVAVLCTKFPPYPGPLPAGRVEER
- the rpiB gene encoding ribose 5-phosphate isomerase B, with amino-acid sequence MRVAIGADHAGYHLKQHLVATLEKLGHEVDDQGTHSDEPVDYPAICAGVGRTVAQGKADRGIVLGGSGQGEQIAANKVHGVRAALCNDLYTARLSRLHNDANVLAIGGRIVGTGLADEILGLWLDTEFEGGRHQPRIDQITRIEQEG
- a CDS encoding ATP synthase subunit I, whose amino-acid sequence is MTELADHPAAAPPVEWEMATDMVRRSLPFTPAPVALGAVFHGVDGALSAGFGVVLVLANLVAAGALMVWGAKRSLGVLAGVAVGGFALRLAVLVLVVSLVKDLSWVELVPLGLTVVVAQVGLLWWETRHLSLSLAYPGLKPPLGRS
- the atpB gene encoding F0F1 ATP synthase subunit A, translating into MALLSLEFPPVSHLIEWPTIFGSDPFAVNKVVLLMFLAVIIVFAVFATAGSRQSLVPTGVQNFAESVVEFVQEGIILQTMGPEGLKYTPFLLTMFSFIFVCNIFEVIPVIQMPVTARMAVPAMLAILVWVIFNFVGIKSQGFFGYFKSMLFPPGVPKALYVLVTPIELVSTILVRPLSLAVRLFANLLAGHLLLVSFAVIATALFKSTVVGAALPGALLVALTGFEVLVAVLQAFIFTILAAVYIGGAMHPEH